The following are encoded in a window of Chloroflexota bacterium genomic DNA:
- a CDS encoding response regulator → MRQQRTVMIVEDEPAIRGLLSMTLEAEDYRVETAADGREALERVRHHPPDAILLDLVLPYLDGPTLIRTLDDDPSLQQIPVVAVSATERYPGVGERGVYAFLSKPFDVETLLTILDDALVEHEARRLVTFDDRVE, encoded by the coding sequence ATGCGTCAGCAGCGAACGGTGATGATCGTGGAGGATGAGCCGGCCATTCGTGGGCTCCTGTCGATGACCCTGGAAGCCGAAGACTATCGGGTAGAGACGGCGGCCGATGGGCGCGAGGCCCTGGAACGGGTTCGACATCATCCGCCGGACGCGATCTTGCTCGATCTGGTGCTCCCTTACCTGGACGGACCGACACTCATTCGCACGCTCGACGACGACCCGTCGCTGCAGCAGATCCCCGTCGTCGCGGTTTCGGCGACGGAGCGCTACCCGGGTGTGGGCGAGCGCGGGGTGTACGCATTCCTGTCCAAGCCGTTCGACGTGGAGACGCTCCTGACCATCCTGGACGATGCGCTGGTCGAACATGAGGCGCGTCGTCTGGTCACGTTTGACGACCGCGTCGAGTAG
- a CDS encoding response regulator transcription factor, translating to MSVQPSARSGSARARVLVVDDDPKVVSLMRRGLTFEGYDVSVASDGDEALAVAHDSPPHLVVLDVMMPRLSGIEVCRRLRAIDRDLAILMLTGRASVSARIEGLDAGADDYLVKPFAFDELLARIRALLRRTLPPEDEVLEFEDLRLVPSTRDVTRAGQAVELTAREYDLLELFLRHPRQVLQRDVIFARVWGSDFLGESNVIDVHVMRLRDKLESGGGERLIHTIRGAGYSLRRRS from the coding sequence ATGAGCGTCCAGCCGAGTGCACGCTCGGGCTCCGCGCGCGCCCGCGTGCTTGTCGTGGACGACGATCCGAAGGTCGTGAGCCTGATGCGCCGTGGGCTGACCTTTGAGGGTTACGACGTGAGTGTGGCCTCGGATGGCGATGAGGCGCTCGCCGTGGCGCACGACTCGCCGCCGCACCTGGTGGTGCTCGACGTGATGATGCCGCGCCTGAGCGGGATCGAGGTCTGCCGCCGCCTCCGTGCGATTGACCGCGACCTTGCCATCCTGATGCTGACGGGGCGCGCCAGTGTGTCGGCGCGCATCGAGGGGCTGGACGCCGGTGCGGATGACTATCTCGTCAAGCCGTTCGCGTTCGACGAGCTGCTGGCCCGCATCCGAGCGCTCTTGCGCCGGACCCTCCCGCCGGAGGATGAAGTCCTCGAGTTCGAGGACTTGCGGCTCGTCCCGTCCACCCGTGACGTGACCCGCGCAGGGCAGGCCGTCGAGTTGACGGCGCGCGAGTACGATCTCCTGGAGCTATTTCTGCGGCACCCTCGCCAGGTGCTTCAGCGCGACGTCATCTTCGCCCGGGTGTGGGGGTCCGACTTCCTTGGTGAATCGAACGTCATCGACGTCCACGTGATGCGGTTGCGGGACAAGCTCGAATCCGGTGGTGGCGAGCGCCTGATCCACACGATTCGCGGCGCGGGCTACAGCCTCCGGCGGCGGAGCTAG
- a CDS encoding nitrite/sulfite reductase has translation MSGPTPGEEATTPRPRPAAAVRPAFPAASRAAPDWDLVRKRNNVEKLKAEKHPLAILDEAPALGALDYNDVSEEDMVRFQWYGLYHDKPKIGLMMLRIKVPAGHLTAPQLKVIGELSQKFGRDYAELTTRQTIQLHWLRIRDLPEVFAALASVGMTSKGGCGDAVRNVTGCPVAGLDRTELFDCSSELHDLVSYFINHDEYLDLPRKHKISMAACTDQCNAPEINCISFVGATQPGPNGPRNGFAVHVGGGLSSTPRIARDLGVFVEQGQAIEVARAILDVWRHDLKYRVSRAKARLKFLVDDYGVDGVRKAVEEKLGRTLEDLITPPPPGARIDHLGVHQQKEDGKVYIGVPVFAGQINAVQAVAIAELAASYGGDIRLTRQQNFILTGVPTGRVDEIVGKLREIGFDLDVHKLRGTAVACTGQPLCNYAVAETKPKMREIVERLEQRFGNAVDGLSLGVDGCPHACAHHWISDIGLQGTTARGDGIQKLEAYEVYLRGGIGEDATVGRAVLRRVPAAEAVDTVERLVAGWLAQRQDGESFQAFTRRTADETLVALASGQEAVAGAGAGRAQ, from the coding sequence ATGAGCGGTCCAACACCCGGCGAGGAGGCGACCACGCCGCGGCCACGTCCGGCCGCCGCCGTGCGCCCGGCCTTCCCGGCGGCGTCCCGCGCGGCGCCGGACTGGGACCTGGTGCGGAAGCGCAACAACGTCGAGAAGCTCAAGGCCGAGAAGCACCCGCTCGCCATCCTCGACGAGGCGCCAGCCCTCGGTGCGCTCGACTACAACGACGTCTCCGAAGAGGACATGGTCCGCTTCCAGTGGTACGGCCTGTACCACGACAAGCCGAAAATCGGGCTGATGATGCTGCGGATCAAGGTGCCAGCCGGCCACCTGACCGCTCCGCAGCTCAAGGTCATCGGCGAGCTCTCGCAGAAGTTCGGGCGGGACTACGCCGAGCTGACCACCCGCCAGACGATCCAGCTCCACTGGCTTCGCATCCGCGACCTGCCCGAGGTCTTCGCGGCGCTGGCGAGCGTCGGGATGACCTCCAAGGGCGGCTGCGGCGACGCCGTCCGCAACGTCACCGGCTGTCCCGTCGCGGGCCTCGACCGAACGGAGCTGTTCGACTGCTCCTCCGAGCTGCACGACCTCGTCAGCTACTTCATCAACCACGACGAGTACCTGGATCTGCCACGCAAGCACAAGATCTCGATGGCTGCCTGCACCGACCAGTGCAACGCGCCCGAGATCAACTGCATCTCATTCGTGGGGGCCACCCAGCCCGGGCCGAACGGCCCCCGCAACGGCTTCGCGGTGCACGTGGGCGGCGGCCTCTCGTCCACGCCACGGATCGCCCGTGACCTGGGCGTGTTTGTCGAGCAGGGTCAGGCCATCGAGGTGGCGCGGGCCATCCTCGACGTCTGGCGGCACGACCTGAAGTATCGGGTGTCGCGTGCCAAGGCCCGCCTCAAGTTCCTGGTGGACGACTACGGCGTGGACGGCGTGCGGAAGGCGGTGGAGGAGAAGCTCGGGCGCACGCTCGAAGATCTCATCACGCCGCCGCCACCGGGTGCTCGCATCGACCATCTCGGCGTCCACCAGCAGAAGGAGGACGGCAAGGTCTACATCGGCGTGCCGGTCTTCGCCGGTCAGATCAACGCCGTGCAGGCCGTCGCCATCGCCGAGCTGGCCGCATCGTACGGAGGAGACATCCGCCTGACCCGCCAGCAGAACTTCATCCTGACGGGCGTGCCCACGGGCCGCGTCGACGAGATCGTCGGGAAGCTGCGCGAGATCGGGTTCGACCTGGACGTGCACAAGCTGCGGGGCACGGCGGTCGCCTGCACGGGGCAGCCGCTCTGCAACTACGCTGTTGCCGAGACCAAGCCGAAAATGCGCGAGATCGTGGAACGGCTGGAGCAGCGGTTCGGGAACGCCGTGGACGGGCTGAGCCTGGGCGTGGACGGCTGCCCGCACGCCTGCGCGCACCACTGGATCTCGGACATCGGACTCCAGGGCACGACGGCGCGCGGCGACGGCATCCAGAAGCTGGAGGCCTACGAGGTCTACCTGCGCGGCGGCATCGGAGAGGACGCCACCGTCGGGCGGGCGGTCCTGCGGCGCGTGCCGGCCGCCGAGGCCGTGGACACCGTTGAGCGGCTGGTGGCCGGCTGGCTGGCCCAGCGGCAGGACGGCGAATCGTTCCAGGCATTCACGCGACGGACGGCAGATGAGACGCTGGTCGCGTTGGCGAGCGGCCAGGAAGCGGTAGCAGGGGCGGGGGCAGGGAGGGCGCAATGA
- a CDS encoding HAMP domain-containing protein codes for MPSLMRLPIRLRMALWFAALLWLLVGAMSVFLLSALDDVVQEQIDAALRLRASRVEREITTGDDDRLDPQDVQASLLDLAPFEELSAPGIYVQVRDIRGAVIAASANLPRDELPVTQELLASALQDREAFETVSVGNEQVRILAWPVDTSGPVVGVVVVGQSLRLVEVTRQGVERLVTIAAIVATVAAGLGGWWLTSRALGPMADVTRVARDIAATGRFEQRIARPAGDDEVGQLVQTFNEMLARLERIFALQREFLADASHELRGPLMVIRGNLDLLRLGIPEDERRDCVREAGEEVERLSRLASDLLFLAATDAAEVVEQLPVRLDQVVVGAWERARLTDHGRHEIVLGENQPSEVIGDRTRLDQLAWNLVENALRYTQAGGRVELSLTRAGNQATFVVRDTGLGIAAEHLPRIFERFYRVDKARSRGNGGTGLGLAIVKRVAESHQGHVSVTSEPGRGTTFTVTLYVRAVAAQHDGPSEIRQASAERQVRA; via the coding sequence GTGCCGTCGCTGATGCGCCTGCCGATCCGCCTGCGGATGGCGCTCTGGTTCGCTGCGCTGCTCTGGCTGCTGGTGGGCGCGATGAGCGTCTTCCTGCTCTCGGCGTTGGACGACGTCGTTCAGGAGCAGATCGATGCCGCCCTGCGATTGCGCGCCTCACGGGTCGAGCGGGAGATCACGACGGGCGACGATGACCGGCTCGACCCGCAGGACGTGCAGGCGAGTCTGCTCGACCTCGCCCCGTTCGAGGAGCTGTCTGCGCCGGGCATCTACGTGCAGGTGCGGGACATCCGTGGGGCCGTCATCGCGGCGTCCGCCAACCTGCCGCGCGACGAGCTGCCGGTGACGCAGGAACTGCTCGCGAGCGCGCTCCAGGACCGCGAGGCCTTCGAGACGGTCTCGGTCGGCAACGAACAGGTACGCATCCTGGCGTGGCCGGTCGATACATCGGGGCCGGTCGTGGGTGTGGTGGTCGTTGGCCAGTCGTTGCGGCTGGTCGAGGTCACACGGCAGGGCGTCGAGCGGCTGGTGACCATCGCGGCGATTGTGGCGACGGTGGCTGCAGGCCTCGGCGGTTGGTGGTTGACCTCGCGGGCGCTGGGTCCGATGGCCGACGTGACCCGCGTTGCCCGTGACATCGCGGCGACAGGGCGGTTCGAGCAGCGCATCGCGCGGCCGGCCGGCGACGACGAGGTTGGACAACTGGTTCAGACGTTCAACGAGATGCTGGCGCGGTTGGAGCGGATCTTCGCACTCCAGCGCGAGTTCCTGGCCGATGCCTCACACGAGCTGCGCGGCCCGCTGATGGTGATTCGCGGCAACCTCGACCTGCTTCGCCTTGGCATCCCCGAAGACGAGCGGCGCGACTGCGTCCGTGAGGCCGGTGAGGAGGTGGAGCGGCTCTCGCGGCTCGCCTCGGACCTCCTGTTCCTGGCGGCGACCGACGCTGCCGAGGTCGTCGAGCAACTGCCTGTTCGCCTCGATCAGGTGGTGGTTGGCGCCTGGGAGCGCGCCCGCCTGACCGACCACGGGCGGCACGAGATCGTGCTGGGCGAGAACCAGCCGAGCGAGGTCATCGGAGATCGGACCCGGCTCGATCAACTCGCCTGGAACCTGGTCGAGAACGCGCTGCGCTACACCCAGGCCGGTGGGCGGGTCGAGCTGTCGCTGACCCGGGCTGGAAATCAGGCGACGTTCGTTGTGCGCGACACCGGATTGGGCATCGCCGCCGAGCATCTGCCGCGCATCTTCGAGCGCTTCTACCGCGTTGACAAGGCGCGCTCGCGGGGGAATGGCGGCACCGGGCTCGGACTGGCCATCGTCAAGCGCGTCGCGGAATCTCATCAAGGGCACGTCAGCGTCACCAGCGAGCCTGGGCGCGGGACGACATTCACCGTCACGCTCTACGTGCGCGCCGTTGCCGCCCAGCACGACGGGCCATCCGAGATTCGGCAGGCGTCCGCGGAACGGCAGGTGCGCGCCTGA
- a CDS encoding nucleotide-binding protein, PIN domain-containing protein, with protein sequence MRLAVDASVLVAELTRRRGRSLISLSALEFVVAAHAWDEVTYELPRRLAARERHGRLVSGGADLVLRKCLSLAAAYVTVVPSVAYESFEALARRRVPRDPRDWPTVALAMALEAGIWTADADCLGCGLPTWTTEALLLASEA encoded by the coding sequence ATGCGCCTCGCTGTCGATGCGAGCGTGCTCGTCGCCGAGCTTACACGCCGGCGTGGACGAAGCCTGATTTCGCTCTCTGCTCTGGAGTTTGTTGTTGCTGCTCACGCCTGGGACGAGGTGACCTACGAACTACCGCGCCGACTGGCGGCCCGCGAGCGACACGGCCGCCTGGTTTCCGGCGGTGCAGATCTGGTGCTGCGCAAGTGTCTCTCCCTGGCGGCGGCATACGTCACCGTCGTGCCGAGCGTCGCGTACGAGTCGTTCGAGGCGCTGGCGCGGCGGCGAGTGCCGAGGGATCCGCGCGATTGGCCGACCGTTGCGTTGGCCATGGCGCTCGAGGCCGGCATCTGGACCGCCGACGCCGACTGTCTCGGCTGTGGCCTGCCAACCTGGACGACCGAGGCGCTGCTGCTGGCGTCCGAGGCGTGA
- a CDS encoding pentapeptide repeat-containing protein, whose amino-acid sequence MTRLDLIRAFVAMLIVSTAVLVQFIHGSSSRPATSSQLDAQAILHRFVPEPSRVALADNGSDNGDEDADNSGADNSGADNSGADNEDADNSGADNEDADNSGADNEDADNEDADNSGADNEDADNGGADNSGADNEDADNSGSDNEDADNSGADNEDADNSGADNEDADNSGADNEDADNN is encoded by the coding sequence GTGACACGTCTCGACCTGATCCGCGCGTTCGTTGCCATGCTGATCGTCAGCACGGCCGTCCTGGTGCAGTTCATTCACGGGAGCAGCAGCCGCCCGGCAACTTCGTCTCAGCTCGACGCACAGGCAATCCTGCACCGCTTCGTACCCGAGCCGAGCCGCGTCGCACTGGCTGACAACGGCAGCGACAATGGCGACGAAGACGCCGACAACAGCGGTGCTGACAACAGCGGCGCCGACAACAGCGGTGCTGACAACGAGGATGCCGACAACAGCGGCGCCGACAACGAGGATGCCGACAACAGCGGTGCTGACAACGAGGACGCCGACAACGAGGACGCCGACAACAGTGGGGCCGACAACGAGGACGCCGACAACGGCGGCGCTGACAACAGTGGGGCCGATAACGAGGATGCCGACAACAGCGGCTCCGATAACGAAGACGCTGACAACAGCGGTGCCGATAACGAGGACGCCGACAACAGTGGGGCCGATAACGAAGACGCCGACAACAGTGGGGCCGATAACGAGGACGCCGACAACAATTAG
- a CDS encoding DUF4177 domain-containing protein, translated as MADRWQYKTVSVSPAQAENLDEILNSYGAAGWELVSVVVEAWMPRGFLGGAQQPTYRAVFKAPA; from the coding sequence ATGGCGGATCGTTGGCAGTACAAGACGGTGAGCGTCTCGCCCGCGCAGGCGGAGAATCTGGACGAGATCCTCAACAGCTACGGCGCGGCCGGCTGGGAGCTGGTGTCGGTGGTCGTCGAGGCGTGGATGCCGCGGGGCTTCCTGGGTGGCGCGCAGCAGCCGACGTACCGGGCGGTGTTCAAGGCGCCGGCGTAA
- a CDS encoding YihY family inner membrane protein, giving the protein MDTLAVLRDPKGLLALLKETFNDWSEDKAANLAAALAYYTAFSIAPLLLISIVVAGLFFGREAAQGQIFGQLEGLLGPEAAGVIQTSVANSQQSGASTLSAIIGVVTLIWSASSLFAQLQDALNTIWEVKPDPRAGWLAFIKRRFLSMTLVLGIAFVLLVSLVLSAGLAAVGGLLGNVLPGGNVFWQAVNFVISFALVTGLFAAIYKVLPDATINWSDVWIGAAFTAFLFTAGKLVIGLYLGHASIGSTFGAAGSLLVFLVWVYYSAQILFFGAEFTQVYARKYGSRIVPAPGAVALDPQDRAQQGIPHENTAPKHAAARERQEALAGAGAGSRRENGKAVAPDGRPNGRPNARANGSAYRRGAARAPGDYATTKHAQAHLRRGAGGPAPGGSGGSNGAPGAVKKLLWAGLVSGSLAVGAVAARRASAEIWRGVFHQEPPTRNV; this is encoded by the coding sequence ATGGACACGCTCGCCGTACTCAGAGATCCCAAAGGCCTGCTCGCGCTGCTCAAGGAGACCTTCAACGACTGGAGCGAAGACAAGGCTGCGAACCTCGCTGCCGCCCTGGCCTACTACACGGCGTTCTCGATCGCGCCGTTGCTGCTGATCTCCATCGTCGTCGCCGGCCTGTTCTTCGGCCGCGAGGCGGCCCAAGGGCAGATCTTCGGGCAACTCGAGGGGCTGCTCGGGCCGGAGGCGGCAGGCGTGATCCAGACCAGCGTCGCCAACTCCCAGCAGTCGGGCGCCAGCACGCTGTCGGCCATCATTGGCGTCGTGACGCTGATCTGGTCGGCCTCGAGCCTCTTCGCGCAGTTGCAGGACGCGCTCAACACGATCTGGGAGGTGAAGCCAGATCCGCGGGCCGGCTGGCTGGCGTTCATCAAGCGCCGGTTCCTGTCGATGACGCTGGTCCTCGGCATTGCGTTCGTGCTGCTGGTGTCACTGGTCTTGAGCGCTGGCCTCGCAGCTGTCGGCGGGCTGCTCGGCAACGTGCTGCCCGGTGGAAACGTCTTCTGGCAGGCCGTCAACTTCGTGATCTCGTTCGCGCTGGTCACCGGTCTGTTCGCCGCCATCTACAAGGTGTTGCCAGACGCTACCATCAACTGGAGCGATGTCTGGATTGGCGCGGCATTCACCGCCTTCCTGTTCACGGCGGGCAAGCTCGTGATCGGCCTGTACCTGGGGCATGCCAGTATCGGCTCGACGTTCGGCGCAGCCGGCTCGCTGCTGGTCTTCCTGGTGTGGGTCTACTACTCGGCCCAGATCCTCTTCTTCGGCGCAGAGTTCACCCAGGTCTACGCCCGCAAGTACGGCTCGCGCATCGTGCCTGCGCCCGGCGCAGTGGCGCTTGACCCACAGGACCGGGCGCAGCAGGGCATCCCGCACGAGAACACAGCGCCGAAGCATGCCGCCGCTCGCGAGCGGCAGGAAGCACTTGCCGGCGCAGGAGCCGGCAGCCGCCGTGAGAACGGCAAGGCCGTGGCGCCAGACGGTCGGCCAAATGGTCGACCAAATGCTCGGGCCAACGGCTCAGCGTATCGGCGCGGCGCGGCGCGCGCCCCGGGCGACTACGCCACGACGAAGCACGCCCAGGCCCACCTGCGTCGGGGTGCGGGTGGCCCTGCTCCTGGGGGCAGCGGCGGTTCGAACGGCGCACCTGGCGCCGTCAAGAAGCTGCTCTGGGCCGGGCTGGTATCGGGATCGCTGGCCGTGGGAGCTGTGGCAGCCCGCCGGGCCAGCGCCGAGATCTGGCGCGGCGTCTTCCACCAGGAACCGCCCACCAGGAACGTCTGA
- a CDS encoding YezD family protein encodes MPDLQVVNSRLRTDRTGSDGLRATGRVDSPARNPLLSTQRVDFIDFVQRLTGGPFWRWRWLLASLDPTRSEDLDTLVSELQRLLAGMRHGSVTVIVQDGRVVQLDATHKVRLAGAPAQRRQGGSAP; translated from the coding sequence ATGCCTGACCTCCAGGTCGTGAACTCCCGGCTGCGGACGGACCGTACTGGTTCGGACGGCCTGCGTGCCACCGGCAGGGTTGACAGCCCCGCGCGAAACCCGCTATTGTCTACTCAACGAGTCGATTTCATCGATTTTGTGCAGCGTCTCACCGGCGGGCCTTTCTGGCGCTGGAGGTGGCTTCTGGCGAGTCTCGATCCGACACGATCCGAGGATCTCGACACCCTGGTGTCGGAGCTCCAGCGCCTCCTCGCGGGGATGCGCCACGGGTCCGTCACTGTGATCGTTCAGGATGGTCGGGTCGTGCAGCTCGACGCGACGCACAAGGTGCGGCTGGCGGGCGCTCCCGCGCAGCGACGGCAGGGCGGCAGCGCTCCCTGA